The DNA region GCCCGCGGCTCTTGCGGACCGACACGGTGATGTGGGCGTTGGCCAGCACCTGGGCGAACGCGTCCACCGTCTCGTCGGACGGTCGGCGGTAGGGGATCCCGGCGGCCTCGTTCAGGGGCAGCAGGTTCACCTTCGCCTTGAGGCCGTTGAGCAGCCGCACCAGCCGCCGCGCGTCCTCGATCGTGTCGTTGACGCCGGCCAGCATCACGTACTCGAACGTGATCCGGCTGCGCTTCTTCAGCGGGAAGCGCCGGCAGGCGTCCATCAACTGGGCCAGCGTGTACTTGCGGTTGATCGGCACCAGCCGGTCGCGCTGCTCCTCGGTCGTCGCGTGCAGCGAGATCGCGAGGTTGGGCATGTAGGGCTCCTCGGCCAGCTTCTGCAGCCCGGGCAGCACGCCCACGGTCGACAGCGTGACTCGCCGGGGCGACACGTGCAGCCCCTCCTCGCTGCCCACCAACTGCAGCGCGCGCATCGTCGCGTCGTAGTTGTGCAGCGGTTCGCCCATCCCCATGACGACGATGTTGAAGGGGGTGTCGAGGAAGTCGAGCTCGCGCGCGAGGACGCGGACCTGGCCGGCAATCTCTGCCGCCGTCAGGTGTCGCGTCAGGCCCATCGTGCCGGTCAGGCAGAAGCCGCATTTCATGGCGCAGCCCACCTGCGTCGAGATGCAGAAGGTCTGCGACGGCGTGTCGGGGATGAACACCGACTCGATCTGGCGACCGTCGGCCAGGCGCAACAGGAACTTGGTGGTGCCGTCGGAGGACGTGTCGCGGCGGACGACCTCGGGCGTGCTCACGACGGTGCGCTCGGCCAACGCGGCGCGCAGGGGCTTGGGCAGGGTGGTCATGGCCGAGAAATCAGTGACCCCCTTCTTGTGGATCCAGCGGAAGAGCTGCTTGCCCTGGAAGGGTTTGCCCCCAAGCTCGACCACGAGCGACGACAACTCGTCCGGCGTCAGGCCGGCCAGGTCGGGCCGGTCTGCTCCTTGCGGCACGTCGATGGCGTCGTCGAGTTCAGTCATGGGCGACCTCCTATTGTGACGGATGTCGGGGGGGGCGACGGCTCAAGGGCCAGGGCTCATGGCTCAGAAACCCTCCTGACGCCTGCGGCATGCTTCCTTGCCTCGAGCCCTGCGCCAATCCCCCCAGCTCCCAGCCCCCAGCCGCCCAGCCGCCCAGCCGCCCAGTGCCCGGTGCCCGGTGTCCGGTGCTCGGTGTCCGGTGCTCGGTGCCCGGTGCCCGGTGCCCGGTGCCCGGCTGCTATGATTGACGTTTCCCGGCCGCCTCGCGGCTCCTGCGGTGGACGCCGGGACACCCCTTCCGATGATCGTCCACGACACGCTCCCCAATGGCGTCCGGCTCGTCACCGAGACCATGCCGCACGTGCGCTCGGTGAGCCTCGGCGTGTGGCTCGCTCGCGGGTCCCGCCATGAGGTCCCCGAGGAGGGCGGCATCGCGCACTTCATCGAGCACATGCTGTTCAAGGGGACCGAACGCCGCACCGCGCAGCAGATCGCGGAGCAGTTCGACTCGATGGGCGGCAACCTCGACGCGTTCACGTCCAAGGAGTACGCCGGCTATTACCTCAAGGTGATGGACGAGCACCTGCCGCGGGCCTTCGACATCCTGTCGGACCTGGTGCTGCACCCGGCCTTCCCCGTCGACGAGATCGAGCGCGAGAAGAAGGTGATCCTCGAGGAGATCAAGATGGTCGAGGACACCCCCGACGATCTGGTCCACGAGTGGTTCACCGAGCTGTACTGGCCGGATCACCCGCTCGGTCGCCCGATTCTGGGCACGCCGGACACCGTGGCCTCCTTCACGCAGGACACCCTGTTCCGGTACTTCCGCGAGGCGTACGTCGGCCGCAACCTGATCGTCTCGGCGGCGGGCAACTTCTCCCACGACGAGCTGCGGCGGATGGTCGAGGGCGCGTTCGGCGGCGTGACCGACGCCGGCGCGGACTGGCAGGAGACGGCGCCGGCCCCCCGTGCGCCCCGCATCGAGCGCGTCAAGGATCTCGAGCAGAGCCATCTCGTGATCGGCACGCCGGCCTTCCCGCAGGCGCACCACGACCGCTACCCGGCCTACCTGCTGAACGTGATCCTCGGCGGTTCGATGAGCTCGCGCCTGTTCCAGACCATCCGTGAGCAGCGGGGCCTGGCCTATGCGGTGTTCAGCGGCGTCTCGTCGTATCGCGACACCGGGATGCTGTCGGTGTATGCCGGCTGCGCGGCCGAGAGCGTGGCCGAGGTCGTGGATCTCGTGGCGCAGGAACTGCGGACCATGCGCACGGCGCCGGTCGGCGACGACGAACTGCGTCGCGCCAAGGACCACCTGAAGGGCAGCCTCATGCTGAGCCTCGAGAGCACCTCGAGTCGCATGACGCACCTGGCGCGGCAGGAGATGTACTTCGGGCGGCACGTCACGCTCGACGAGATCATCGCCGGCATCGAGGGCGTGACGCGCGAGGACGTGCTGCGCGTCGCCGGCGAGCTGTTCACGCAGGACACCGTCGGCGTGACGGTGCTGGGGCCGGCTGGGCCGGCTGCGCTCGACTTCTCGCGACTCGCGGTGGCCTGAGGCCCCGTGGCGCGGCGTGCCCCCGGAGGGCGCGACCACACGATGATCCGACGTTACGCACAGCCGGCCATGTCCGCCATCTGGGCCGAGCAACGCCGCTTCGAGACCTGGCTGGCCGTGGAACTGGCCGCCACCGACACCATGGCGGAGGCCGGCATCGTGCCTGCCGACGCTGCCCGCGAGCTGCGCCAGAAGGCCGGCTTCGACATCGCGCGCATCGACGAGATCGAGCAGACGACCCAGCACGACGTCATCGCGTTCACCACCGCGGTGGCCGAGCGGGTCGGCCCGGCGGCGCGCTGGCTCCACTTCGGCCTCACCTCGTCGGACGTGGTCGACACGGCGCTGGCGCTGCAGATGCGCGAGGCGTGCGACCTCATCCTGGAGGACCTCGACGCGCTGGCCGCCGCCATCAAGGGCCGCGCCTTCGAGCACAAGCGCACCCCGATGATGGGCCGCACCCACGGCGTGCACGCCGAGCCGATGACGTTCGGCCTCAAGCTGGCGCTCTGGTACGCGGAAGTGCAGCGCGACATCGTGCGCGTGCGACGCGCCCGCGAGGCCGTCGCCGTCGGCAAGATCTCCGGCGCGGTCGGCACGTTCGCGCATCTGCCGCCCGAGATCGAGGAAGGCGTGTGCCGGCGTCTCGGGCTCACGCCGGCGCCGATTGCCACGCAGGTGATCCAGCGCGATCGCCACGCCGAGCTGATGACGGCGCTGGCCATCACCGCGGCGTCGCTCGAGAAGTTCGCCCTCGAGATCCGCGGGCTCCAGAAGACGGAGCTCGGCGAGGTCGAGGAGCCGTTCGGCAAGGGGCAGAAGGGCTCGTCGGCGATGCCGCACAAGCGCAACCCGGTGGGCTGCGAGCAGGTCTGCGGCCTGGCGCGCGTCGTCCGCGCCAACGCCATGGCGGCGCTCGAGAACGTCGCGCTGTGGCACGAGCGCGACATCTCGCATTCCTCGGTGGAGCGCGTCATCCTCCCGGACAGTTTCCTGGCGCTCGACCACATGCTGCGCCGCTTCACGCGCATCGTCGCCGGCATGGTCGTGTACCCCGAGCGCATGCGCGAGAACATCGGCCGTTCGCGTGGCGTGGTCTTCTCGGGCCAGGTGCTGCTCGAGCTCGCGCGCCGTGGCCTGTCGCGCGAGCAGGCCTACCTGTGGGTGCAGCGCAACGCCATGCGCTCGTTCCACGAGCAGCAGGACTTCCGCGAACTCCTGCTCGCCGACGCCGACATCATGGGCGTGCTGACCCGCGAGGAGATCGACCGCACGTTCAGCCTCGACGAGCAACTCAAGCACGTCGACACGCTCTTCACCCGCGTATTCGGACCCGACGCTGCGCAGGCCTGACGCGACAGCCCACTCCCGACTCCCGACTCCCGACTCCCGAGCCCGCGATGCCTCTGTTTGCCACCCGCGTCTACGTCACCCTGAAGCCCTCCGTGTTCGACCCGCAGGGCCGCACCATCGTCGAGTCGCTGCACAGCCTCGGGTACGCCGGCGTCGCCGACGTGCGCCAGGGCAAGTACTTCGAGGTGCAGGTCGAGGCCGCCGATGCCGCCGCGGCCGAAGCGCTGGTCCGCGAGGTGTCGGGCAAGCTGCTCGCCAATCCTGTCATCGAGAGCTTCCGCGTCGACGTGCCGGCGCCGGTCGCCTGAGGCCGCACATGAAGTTCGCCATCGTCGTCTTTCCCGGATCGAACTGCGACCACGACGCGTACCACGCCGTGAAGCACGTGCTCGGCCAGCCGGCCGAGTTCCTGTGGCACAAGGACACGTCGCTGCAGGGCGCCGACGTGGTGATCCTGCCCGGCGGGTTCTCCTACGGCGACTACCTGCGTACCGGCGCCATCGCGCGCTTCTCCCCGGTGATGCAGGCCGTCTCGGCCTTCGCGGCGCAGGGCGGCCCGGTGCTCGGCATCTGCAACGGCTTCCAGATTCTGTGCGAGGCCGGGCTGCTCGACGGCGTGCTGATTCGCAACCAGCAGGTGCAGTTCCGCTGCGAGCACGTCCACGTGCGCGTCGAGCAGGTCGACACGCCGTTCACCGCTGCCTGCCGCACGGGCCAGGTGCTGCACATCCCGGTGGCGCACGGCGAGGGGCAGTTCTTCGCCGAACCCGAGGTGATCGCGCGGCTCGAGGCCGATCGCCAGGTGATCTTCCGCTACGGCACGGCCAGTGGCGAGGTGACGCCCGAGGCCAACTGCAACGGCTCGATCAACAACATCGCCGGCGTGTGCAACGCGGGCCGCAACGTGGTGGGCCTGATGCCGCACCCCGAGCGCGCCTGCGAGAAGGTGCTCGGGAGCGACGATGGGCTCGTGCTCTTCGAGTCGGTGCTGCAGCAACTGACGGCCGGCGCCGTCTAGGTGACGCGGAGCGAGCATGTCCGAACAGCTCAAGGTCGCGCGCATCCTCTGGGGCTCGGCCGTCCTCATGGTCGTGTTCGCCGTCGTGTTCTACCTCGGACTCATCGACCTCGGCATCCCGAGCTGGCAGCTGGCCGCGATCTGCCTCGGCATCGCCGTCATGGATGTCGTGATGTCCGCGATCCTGCTCACCCGTCGCCGCCCCTGAACACCGCCTGACCTCCATGACCATCACGCCAGACGTCCTCGAACGCCACGGCCTCAAGGAAGACGAATACGCCCGCATCCTGGGCATCCTCGGCCGCGAGCCGAACATGACCGAACTCGGCATGTTCTCGGTCATGTGGTCCGAGCACTGCAGCTACAAGAGCTCGCGCATCCACCTGAAGACGCTGCCGACGCAGGGCCCGCGCGTGCTGCAGGGCCCCGGCGAGAACGCCGGCGCCGTCGACATCGGCGACGGCCTGGCCGCGGTGTTCAAGATCGAGAGCCACAACCACCCGTCGTTCATCGAACCCTACCAGGGCGCGGCGACCGGCGTCGGCGGCATCATCCGCGACATCTTCACGATGGGCGCCC from Luteitalea sp. TBR-22 includes:
- the rlmN gene encoding 23S rRNA (adenine(2503)-C(2))-methyltransferase RlmN, which codes for MTELDDAIDVPQGADRPDLAGLTPDELSSLVVELGGKPFQGKQLFRWIHKKGVTDFSAMTTLPKPLRAALAERTVVSTPEVVRRDTSSDGTTKFLLRLADGRQIESVFIPDTPSQTFCISTQVGCAMKCGFCLTGTMGLTRHLTAAEIAGQVRVLARELDFLDTPFNIVVMGMGEPLHNYDATMRALQLVGSEEGLHVSPRRVTLSTVGVLPGLQKLAEEPYMPNLAISLHATTEEQRDRLVPINRKYTLAQLMDACRRFPLKKRSRITFEYVMLAGVNDTIEDARRLVRLLNGLKAKVNLLPLNEAAGIPYRRPSDETVDAFAQVLANAHITVSVRKSRGRDIRAACGQLAVEKPAI
- a CDS encoding pitrilysin family protein; this translates as MIVHDTLPNGVRLVTETMPHVRSVSLGVWLARGSRHEVPEEGGIAHFIEHMLFKGTERRTAQQIAEQFDSMGGNLDAFTSKEYAGYYLKVMDEHLPRAFDILSDLVLHPAFPVDEIEREKKVILEEIKMVEDTPDDLVHEWFTELYWPDHPLGRPILGTPDTVASFTQDTLFRYFREAYVGRNLIVSAAGNFSHDELRRMVEGAFGGVTDAGADWQETAPAPRAPRIERVKDLEQSHLVIGTPAFPQAHHDRYPAYLLNVILGGSMSSRLFQTIREQRGLAYAVFSGVSSYRDTGMLSVYAGCAAESVAEVVDLVAQELRTMRTAPVGDDELRRAKDHLKGSLMLSLESTSSRMTHLARQEMYFGRHVTLDEIIAGIEGVTREDVLRVAGELFTQDTVGVTVLGPAGPAALDFSRLAVA
- the purB gene encoding adenylosuccinate lyase, coding for MIRRYAQPAMSAIWAEQRRFETWLAVELAATDTMAEAGIVPADAARELRQKAGFDIARIDEIEQTTQHDVIAFTTAVAERVGPAARWLHFGLTSSDVVDTALALQMREACDLILEDLDALAAAIKGRAFEHKRTPMMGRTHGVHAEPMTFGLKLALWYAEVQRDIVRVRRAREAVAVGKISGAVGTFAHLPPEIEEGVCRRLGLTPAPIATQVIQRDRHAELMTALAITAASLEKFALEIRGLQKTELGEVEEPFGKGQKGSSAMPHKRNPVGCEQVCGLARVVRANAMAALENVALWHERDISHSSVERVILPDSFLALDHMLRRFTRIVAGMVVYPERMRENIGRSRGVVFSGQVLLELARRGLSREQAYLWVQRNAMRSFHEQQDFRELLLADADIMGVLTREEIDRTFSLDEQLKHVDTLFTRVFGPDAAQA
- the purS gene encoding phosphoribosylformylglycinamidine synthase subunit PurS; amino-acid sequence: MPLFATRVYVTLKPSVFDPQGRTIVESLHSLGYAGVADVRQGKYFEVQVEAADAAAAEALVREVSGKLLANPVIESFRVDVPAPVA
- the purQ gene encoding phosphoribosylformylglycinamidine synthase subunit PurQ, giving the protein MKFAIVVFPGSNCDHDAYHAVKHVLGQPAEFLWHKDTSLQGADVVILPGGFSYGDYLRTGAIARFSPVMQAVSAFAAQGGPVLGICNGFQILCEAGLLDGVLIRNQQVQFRCEHVHVRVEQVDTPFTAACRTGQVLHIPVAHGEGQFFAEPEVIARLEADRQVIFRYGTASGEVTPEANCNGSINNIAGVCNAGRNVVGLMPHPERACEKVLGSDDGLVLFESVLQQLTAGAV